In one Curtobacterium citreum genomic region, the following are encoded:
- a CDS encoding glycosyltransferase family 2 protein yields the protein MSQGTVRRHAAPHRGRPRIAVVVLTQGTRPADLRRGIDSVLAQRDVDLDVVCVGNGWEPTDLPEGVRALALPENLGIPAGRNAGAEVVDGDHVFFLDDDAWVPSDTFLRDAVELLDRDPSLGLVQPRVVDPTGAANPRRWVPRIRKGDAADSSPVFSVWEGAVVLPMDVYRAVGGWGAEYFYAHEGIELAWRVWDAGRRAWYAGDLVANHPAIDPARHTEYYRLNARNRVWLARRNLPAPLRPLYVGSWAAIQVARWWRHPARLRTWFAGAREGWTSDCGPTRTMGWLTVARMTLAGRPPVV from the coding sequence GTGAGCCAGGGCACCGTCCGTCGGCACGCCGCCCCGCATCGTGGACGCCCGCGCATCGCCGTGGTGGTCCTGACCCAGGGCACCCGGCCCGCGGACCTGCGACGTGGGATCGACAGCGTGCTCGCCCAGCGGGACGTCGACCTGGACGTCGTGTGCGTCGGCAACGGCTGGGAGCCGACCGACCTGCCCGAAGGGGTCCGTGCGCTCGCGCTGCCGGAGAACCTCGGGATCCCGGCCGGACGGAACGCGGGGGCCGAGGTCGTCGACGGCGACCACGTGTTCTTCCTGGACGACGACGCCTGGGTGCCGTCGGACACCTTCCTGCGCGACGCCGTCGAGCTGCTCGACCGCGACCCGTCGCTCGGCCTGGTCCAGCCGCGGGTCGTCGACCCGACCGGTGCGGCCAACCCGCGGCGCTGGGTGCCGCGCATCCGGAAGGGCGACGCCGCCGACTCGTCCCCGGTGTTCTCGGTGTGGGAGGGCGCGGTCGTCCTGCCGATGGACGTCTACCGGGCCGTCGGGGGATGGGGCGCCGAGTACTTCTACGCGCACGAGGGCATCGAGCTCGCCTGGCGTGTGTGGGACGCCGGACGCCGGGCCTGGTACGCCGGGGACCTCGTCGCGAACCACCCCGCGATCGACCCCGCTCGCCACACGGAGTACTACCGCCTGAACGCCCGGAACCGGGTCTGGCTCGCTCGACGCAACCTGCCGGCACCCCTGCGTCCGCTGTACGTGGGTTCGTGGGCAGCGATCCAGGTCGCGCGGTGGTGGCGACACCCGGCCCGCCTGCGCACCTGGTTCGCCGGCGCCCGAGAAGGCTGGACGTCGGACTGCGGGCCGACCCGCACGATGGGGTGGCTGACCGTCGCCCGCATGACGCTCGCCGGGCGCCCGCCCGTCGTCTGA
- a CDS encoding ABC transporter ATP-binding protein produces MAAADDDDVYVTSDAAWMTEVDDAEGDATDDDLGDGDARDASAGDGMTDDTTTTVSDPAVTEPATASTIAASTTAAGPSPASRPAPRKGKGRGRVSRPVQTAAVRDDAAARDAAIEQTTTSGQTAAPAKDTASEQSSAAPTAADDAGTTAAQKKKRVPKRQPAARETPAATKTPQQPVVLRASGLVKRYGQTLAADEVDLEIRQGSIFGVVGPNGAGKTTTLSMITGLLRPDAGTVSVLDHDVWSDPTAAKRDLGVLPDRLRLFDRLTGAQLLHYSATLRGLDGATARKRSADLAQAFGLGEALGRQVADYSVGMAKKIALAATLIHSPRVLVLDEPFESVDPVSAATITEILRRYTRGGGTVVLSSHSMELVQRTCDSVAIIVGGKVLASGTMAQVRGRRSLEDKFVELAGGRVVAESMEWLHSFSD; encoded by the coding sequence GTGGCAGCGGCAGATGACGACGACGTGTACGTGACGTCCGACGCTGCGTGGATGACCGAGGTGGACGATGCCGAGGGGGACGCCACCGACGACGACTTGGGGGACGGGGATGCGCGCGACGCCTCCGCTGGTGACGGCATGACCGACGACACGACGACGACGGTCAGCGACCCGGCGGTGACGGAGCCTGCCACGGCGAGCACGATCGCGGCGAGCACGACCGCCGCGGGCCCGTCGCCCGCCAGCCGTCCGGCGCCGCGCAAGGGCAAGGGGCGCGGGCGCGTCTCCCGACCGGTCCAGACCGCCGCCGTGCGCGACGACGCGGCAGCACGTGATGCGGCGATCGAGCAGACGACCACGTCTGGGCAGACCGCGGCGCCCGCGAAGGACACGGCATCCGAGCAGTCCTCGGCGGCCCCGACGGCGGCGGACGACGCCGGCACGACCGCGGCGCAGAAGAAGAAGCGCGTGCCGAAGCGCCAGCCCGCCGCCCGCGAGACCCCGGCCGCGACGAAGACCCCGCAGCAGCCCGTGGTGCTCCGTGCGAGCGGCCTCGTCAAGCGGTACGGCCAGACCCTCGCGGCGGACGAGGTCGACCTCGAGATCCGCCAGGGCTCGATCTTCGGCGTCGTCGGCCCGAACGGCGCCGGCAAGACCACCACGCTCTCGATGATCACCGGCCTGCTGCGCCCCGACGCCGGCACCGTCTCGGTGCTCGACCACGACGTGTGGTCCGACCCGACGGCTGCCAAGCGCGACCTCGGGGTCCTGCCCGACCGGCTCCGGTTGTTCGACCGGCTGACCGGCGCGCAGCTCCTGCACTACTCCGCGACGCTCCGCGGGCTCGACGGTGCGACGGCGCGGAAGCGCAGCGCCGACCTCGCCCAGGCGTTCGGCCTCGGTGAGGCGCTCGGGCGCCAGGTCGCGGACTACTCCGTCGGCATGGCGAAGAAGATCGCCCTCGCCGCGACGCTCATCCACTCGCCCCGCGTCCTGGTCCTCGACGAGCCGTTCGAGTCCGTCGACCCGGTCAGCGCCGCCACGATCACCGAGATCCTGCGTCGCTACACGCGCGGCGGCGGCACCGTGGTGCTCTCCAGCCACTCGATGGAGCTCGTCCAGCGCACGTGCGACTCGGTCGCGATCATCGTCGGCGGCAAGGTCCTCGCCTCCGGCACGATGGCCCAGGTCCGCGGTCGTCGGAGCCTCGAGGACAAGTTCGTCGAACTCGCGGGCGGCCGCGTCGTGGCAGAGAGCATGGAATGGTTGCACAGCTTCTCCGACTGA
- a CDS encoding ABC transporter ATP-binding protein, translated as MTSTEPRERAATTAPVISVRDAGIRFKRNRRASRSFKDLFAGSSRRKRADEFWALRGVSFDVRPGEAIGVVGRNGQGKSTLLKLVAQVMLPDEGRVRVGAGVAPLIEITGGFVGDLTVRDNVFLTAGLHGMSRAEIRDAFDEIIAFAEIADFVDTPYKHLSSGMKVRIAFAVISRLDEPVILVDEVLAVGDKAFREKCYKRIEELLAGGRTLFFVSHSDKDLRRFCDRGLYLDKGRLQLDDTIEKALAAYAADYGV; from the coding sequence ATGACCTCGACCGAGCCCCGCGAGCGCGCGGCGACCACCGCCCCCGTGATCTCCGTGCGCGACGCCGGCATCCGGTTCAAGCGGAACCGTCGGGCGAGCCGCAGCTTCAAGGACCTGTTCGCCGGGAGCTCCCGCCGCAAGCGCGCGGACGAGTTCTGGGCGCTCCGGGGCGTGTCGTTCGACGTCCGCCCGGGCGAGGCGATCGGTGTCGTCGGACGGAACGGCCAGGGCAAGTCCACCCTGCTCAAGCTCGTCGCGCAGGTCATGCTCCCCGACGAGGGGCGGGTGCGGGTGGGTGCCGGTGTCGCCCCGCTCATCGAGATCACCGGCGGGTTCGTCGGCGACCTCACGGTCCGCGACAACGTCTTCCTGACGGCCGGGCTGCACGGGATGAGCCGGGCCGAGATCCGCGACGCCTTCGACGAGATCATCGCGTTCGCCGAGATCGCGGACTTCGTCGACACCCCGTACAAGCACCTGTCGAGCGGCATGAAGGTGCGCATCGCGTTCGCCGTGATCTCCCGCCTGGACGAGCCGGTGATCCTCGTCGACGAGGTCCTGGCCGTCGGCGACAAGGCCTTCCGCGAGAAGTGCTACAAGCGCATCGAGGAGCTCCTGGCGGGCGGGCGCACGCTGTTCTTCGTCTCGCACAGCGACAAGGACCTGCGCCGCTTCTGCGACCGCGGGCTGTACCTCGACAAGGGCCGTCTCCAGCTCGACGACACCATCGAGAAGGCCCTCGCCGCGTACGCCGCCGACTACGGCGTCTGA
- a CDS encoding glycosyltransferase family 2 protein: MQTDGQPLPGVSYVMPVLNEVTEVRAAVGSLLEQDYAGPFEVILALGPSIDGTNELVAEMSAADPRIRAIENPVGSTPAGLNVAIRASVHPVVIRVDAHSVLPTDYTRVAVRVLTESGADNVGGIMHAEGRTPFERAVAHAYGSRVGLGGTPHHVGGKAGPAETAYLGVFRRDRLFEVGLFDEGIKRGQDWELNRRLRQTGGTVWFTPELVVTYRPRPSLRRLVRQFVATGLWRGELARRFPANNGVRYFVPPAMVTAVALGLVAGVVGVVGALLRSPLAWAMTGFAVPAVYLLFVVVGSVVVARRSGLATLLWLIVVLPCIHVGWGVGFVVGFLTRTSELTTHTGR, encoded by the coding sequence ATGCAGACAGACGGACAGCCCCTGCCGGGGGTCTCGTACGTGATGCCGGTGCTGAACGAAGTGACCGAGGTGCGTGCCGCCGTCGGCAGCCTGCTCGAGCAGGACTACGCCGGTCCGTTCGAGGTCATCCTGGCCCTCGGTCCGTCGATCGACGGCACGAACGAGCTCGTCGCCGAGATGAGCGCCGCAGACCCCCGGATCCGGGCGATCGAGAACCCGGTCGGGTCGACGCCCGCCGGGCTCAACGTGGCGATCCGGGCGTCCGTGCACCCCGTGGTCATCCGGGTCGACGCGCACTCGGTGCTCCCGACCGACTACACACGCGTCGCCGTCCGCGTGCTGACCGAGTCGGGCGCGGACAACGTCGGTGGGATCATGCACGCCGAGGGGCGGACGCCCTTCGAACGCGCCGTCGCCCACGCCTACGGCAGCCGCGTCGGTCTCGGGGGCACGCCCCACCACGTCGGTGGCAAGGCCGGACCGGCCGAGACCGCGTACCTCGGTGTCTTCCGGCGGGACCGGCTGTTCGAGGTCGGGCTCTTCGACGAGGGCATCAAGCGCGGACAGGACTGGGAGCTCAACCGTCGTCTGCGGCAGACCGGCGGCACCGTGTGGTTCACGCCGGAGCTGGTCGTGACCTACCGCCCGCGCCCGAGCCTGCGCCGACTCGTCCGGCAGTTCGTCGCCACGGGGCTGTGGCGCGGCGAGCTCGCCCGCCGCTTCCCGGCGAACAACGGCGTGCGCTACTTCGTACCCCCCGCGATGGTCACGGCGGTCGCGCTCGGGCTCGTCGCCGGGGTCGTCGGCGTCGTGGGCGCCCTGCTCCGCAGCCCGCTGGCGTGGGCGATGACCGGGTTCGCCGTCCCCGCCGTGTACCTGCTCTTCGTCGTCGTCGGCTCGGTCGTCGTCGCACGGCGGTCAGGGCTCGCGACCCTGCTCTGGCTGATCGTGGTGCTGCCGTGCATCCACGTGGGGTGGGGTGTCGGCTTCGTGGTCGGCTTCCTGACCCGGACCTCCGAACTGACCACCCACACGGGACGGTGA
- a CDS encoding phosphocholine cytidylyltransferase family protein, whose protein sequence is MTTQIVILAAGMGSRLGRSLPKPLTELSDGRTIMQQQFDNIRAAFGSSARVTIVVGYKSEYIVEAFPEANFVYNESYDSTNTSKSLLRALKATGKGGVLWMNGDVVFDPRALVRAADMMDQDRSFVSVNTEKVSDEEVKYTVDAQGCIHKLSKQVVGGLGEAVGINYVSSADKQALIRQLGRVDDQEYFEGGIEAAIAEDGLRWSPVDISDLYAVEIDFAEDLERANDLFA, encoded by the coding sequence ATGACAACGCAGATCGTCATCCTCGCAGCGGGGATGGGCAGCCGCCTCGGGCGCAGCCTGCCGAAGCCGCTGACCGAACTCAGCGACGGCCGCACCATCATGCAGCAGCAGTTCGACAACATCCGCGCCGCGTTCGGCTCGAGCGCCCGCGTGACGATCGTCGTCGGCTACAAGTCCGAGTACATCGTCGAGGCCTTCCCCGAGGCGAACTTCGTCTACAACGAGTCCTACGACTCCACGAACACCTCGAAGTCCCTGCTCCGTGCGCTCAAGGCCACGGGCAAGGGCGGCGTCCTCTGGATGAACGGCGACGTCGTCTTCGACCCGCGCGCGCTCGTCCGCGCCGCGGACATGATGGACCAGGACCGGTCCTTCGTCAGCGTGAACACCGAGAAGGTCTCCGACGAAGAGGTCAAGTACACGGTGGACGCGCAGGGCTGCATCCACAAGCTGTCGAAGCAGGTCGTCGGCGGTCTCGGCGAAGCGGTCGGCATCAACTACGTCTCGTCGGCCGACAAGCAGGCGCTCATCCGTCAGCTCGGGCGCGTCGACGACCAGGAGTACTTCGAGGGCGGCATCGAGGCTGCCATCGCCGAGGACGGGCTACGCTGGTCGCCGGTCGACATCTCCGACCTGTACGCCGTCGAGATCGACTTCGCGGAAGACCTCGAGCGCGCGAACGACCTGTTCGCCTGA
- a CDS encoding CDP-alcohol phosphatidyltransferase family protein translates to MTDDSTARGSARPTSIAELRAVAQPDEVRSRANAEHWTASLYLRDVSPYLTWILLKTRVSANQVTGLMILVGWSTAAALLVPGIWGALLALVLGQLQMLVDCCDGEVARWRGTRSPAGVFLDKVGHYTTEGLIPIALGVRAATWPVQGADWMWTTIGCALGLVIVLNKALNDMVHVARANAGLAKLVDRRDAGTAPSGRRLATLRRAARFLPFHRLYHSVELTILAFVFALIALVVGHPLADRVLVGALLPLAVLATAGHFLAIMSSKRVRA, encoded by the coding sequence TTGACCGACGACTCCACCGCACGCGGCTCCGCCCGTCCGACCTCCATCGCCGAGCTCCGCGCGGTCGCGCAGCCGGACGAGGTCCGTTCGCGGGCCAACGCCGAGCACTGGACCGCCTCGCTGTACCTGCGTGACGTCTCGCCGTACCTGACCTGGATCCTGCTGAAGACCCGCGTCAGTGCCAACCAGGTCACCGGGCTGATGATCCTCGTGGGGTGGAGCACCGCCGCGGCGCTGCTCGTCCCGGGGATCTGGGGCGCGCTGCTGGCACTCGTGCTCGGGCAGCTGCAGATGCTCGTCGACTGCTGCGACGGCGAGGTCGCGCGCTGGCGGGGGACCCGGTCGCCCGCCGGGGTGTTCCTCGACAAGGTCGGGCACTACACGACCGAGGGACTGATCCCGATCGCGCTCGGTGTCCGGGCGGCGACCTGGCCGGTGCAGGGCGCTGACTGGATGTGGACCACGATCGGCTGCGCGCTCGGCCTGGTCATCGTGCTGAACAAGGCGCTCAACGACATGGTGCACGTCGCCCGCGCGAACGCCGGACTCGCGAAGCTCGTGGACCGCCGGGACGCGGGCACCGCGCCGTCCGGCCGTCGACTGGCAACGCTCCGCCGGGCCGCTCGGTTCCTGCCGTTCCACCGCCTGTACCACTCCGTCGAACTGACGATCCTGGCCTTCGTGTTCGCGCTCATCGCGCTCGTGGTCGGTCACCCGCTCGCCGACCGTGTGCTCGTCGGCGCGCTGCTCCCGCTCGCCGTGCTCGCCACCGCCGGGCACTTCCTGGCGATCATGTCGTCGAAGCGTGTCCGCGCGTGA
- a CDS encoding S1C family serine protease has protein sequence MTDTTPHGRGDDDRPEDLHRQGSAEDATHGTADHGEPTRDDSGQPSAATSSPDHDHTDVIEPGGANETDVLSTSGDHPTDRYTAPYPTIAGDAAPTSGGYGSHTTPYGQQDQYGQAPTSQYGQQSQYVEQSQYGQQDQYGQQDQYGQQDQYGQQDQHGQAPTSQYGQQSQYGQQDRYGQVPTSQYGQQSQYGQQSQYGQHDQYGQAPTSQYGQQSQYGQQPRYGEYAQDSTNTAGTSAYGSSQYASAAQPGSAQAPSSATSAFGDVDGSNQRNGHYFGAAPTAGDGTASATKTKDGRNKLVLPIVAGLVLAGLVGGGAGWAAGASQASGGTVVGSSSSQNGGNLTVNDYNNATVVTAVAAQATPSVVTINVSAGSEGGTGSGVVFSKDGYIVTNTHVVTLDGDSGNGTITVTTSDGKIYPAKLVGTDPTVDLAVIKIDATDMKPITFANSSDLNVGDTAVAIGAPLGLSNTVTDGIVSTLNRSIQVTSSAPSQGGDSNEGGNGNGGPFDFWGNGDNGSSSSSNTTVSLPVIQTDASINPGNSGGALLDSKGKLIGINVAIASAGSSSSSEGQSGSIGVGFSIPSNLVQRVANEIKDNGSATHGLLGATVGDAAEDASAKQMGALIKSVSSGGAAANAGLQKGDVVTKIGSATVSDATDLTAQVRFFAGGAKTTITYIRDGQTRETDVTLGTYKG, from the coding sequence ATGACCGACACCACGCCACACGGCCGCGGCGACGACGACCGTCCCGAGGACCTCCACCGTCAGGGCTCAGCAGAGGACGCCACCCACGGGACCGCCGACCACGGCGAGCCGACGCGGGACGACTCCGGACAGCCGAGCGCAGCCACGAGCTCGCCCGACCACGACCACACCGACGTCATCGAACCCGGTGGTGCGAACGAGACCGACGTCCTGTCGACCTCCGGCGACCACCCGACGGACCGGTACACCGCGCCGTACCCGACGATCGCCGGCGACGCCGCCCCCACGTCCGGTGGGTACGGGTCGCACACGACGCCGTACGGCCAGCAGGACCAGTACGGCCAGGCCCCCACGAGCCAGTACGGCCAGCAGAGCCAGTACGTCGAGCAGAGCCAGTACGGCCAGCAGGACCAGTACGGCCAGCAGGACCAGTACGGCCAGCAGGACCAGTACGGCCAGCAGGACCAGCACGGCCAGGCCCCGACGAGCCAGTACGGGCAGCAGAGCCAGTACGGCCAGCAGGACCGGTACGGTCAGGTTCCCACGAGCCAGTACGGCCAGCAGAGCCAGTACGGCCAGCAGAGCCAGTACGGCCAGCATGACCAGTACGGCCAGGCCCCGACGAGCCAGTACGGCCAGCAGAGCCAGTACGGGCAGCAGCCGCGCTACGGCGAGTACGCCCAGGACAGCACGAACACCGCCGGTACCAGCGCCTACGGCTCATCGCAGTACGCCTCCGCCGCTCAGCCCGGCTCCGCGCAGGCCCCGTCCTCGGCGACGAGCGCCTTCGGCGACGTCGACGGCTCGAACCAGCGCAACGGCCACTACTTCGGCGCGGCCCCGACAGCCGGCGACGGAACCGCGTCGGCCACGAAGACGAAGGACGGGCGCAACAAGCTCGTGCTCCCGATCGTCGCTGGCCTGGTGCTCGCCGGGCTCGTCGGCGGCGGTGCGGGATGGGCCGCCGGGGCCTCGCAGGCCAGTGGTGGCACGGTCGTCGGGTCGAGCTCGTCGCAGAACGGCGGCAACCTCACGGTCAACGACTACAACAACGCCACGGTCGTGACGGCCGTCGCCGCCCAGGCCACGCCGTCGGTCGTCACGATCAACGTCTCCGCGGGCTCCGAGGGCGGCACCGGTTCCGGTGTCGTCTTCTCGAAGGACGGGTACATCGTCACGAACACCCACGTGGTGACGCTGGACGGCGACAGCGGCAACGGCACCATCACGGTGACGACCTCCGACGGCAAGATCTACCCGGCGAAGCTCGTCGGCACCGACCCGACCGTCGACCTCGCGGTGATCAAGATCGACGCGACCGACATGAAGCCGATCACGTTCGCGAACTCGTCCGACCTGAACGTCGGCGACACCGCGGTCGCGATCGGCGCACCGCTCGGCCTGTCGAACACGGTCACCGACGGCATCGTCTCGACGCTGAACCGCAGCATCCAGGTCACGTCGAGCGCACCGAGCCAGGGCGGCGACTCGAACGAGGGCGGCAACGGCAACGGCGGCCCGTTCGACTTCTGGGGCAACGGCGACAACGGCAGCAGTTCGTCGTCGAACACCACCGTCTCGCTCCCGGTCATCCAGACCGACGCGTCGATCAACCCGGGCAACTCGGGCGGTGCGCTGCTCGACTCGAAGGGCAAGCTCATCGGCATCAACGTCGCGATCGCCAGCGCCGGCAGCTCCTCGTCGTCCGAGGGACAGTCCGGCAGCATCGGCGTCGGCTTCTCGATCCCGTCGAACCTGGTGCAGCGCGTCGCGAACGAGATCAAGGACAACGGCTCCGCCACGCACGGTCTCCTCGGTGCGACGGTCGGTGACGCGGCGGAGGACGCCAGCGCCAAGCAGATGGGCGCCCTCATCAAGTCGGTCTCGTCCGGCGGCGCGGCGGCGAACGCCGGCCTGCAGAAGGGCGACGTGGTCACCAAGATCGGGTCCGCCACGGTCTCCGACGCGACCGACCTCACGGCGCAGGTGCGCTTCTTCGCCGGTGGCGCGAAGACGACGATCACCTACATCCGCGACGGCCAGACGCGTGAGACGGACGTGACGCTCGGCACCTACAAGGGCTGA
- a CDS encoding ABC transporter permease, giving the protein MTTASAQTASRTTGPLVNRGAVRRYRHALWLLTSRDLRVRYSTSALGYLWSILDPLVMSAIYWFVFTQVFHRGKVGEEPYIVFLLSALLPWMWFTGAVSDSTRAFTSEAKLIRSTTIPRSIWVARVNASKGIEFLLSLPVLAVFAIATGAHVHWGLALYPLAILLQAGLVYGIGLIVAPLVVFFRDLERAVKLVLRFFFYASPIIYGTTALPEKLRDLAALNPLSGIFGIYRSAFFPNQLNWFEVLVSVLVTIVVLAVGLVVFRRSEHRVLKEL; this is encoded by the coding sequence GTGACCACAGCGAGTGCGCAGACCGCGTCCCGGACCACCGGCCCCCTGGTGAACCGGGGCGCGGTACGCCGTTACCGGCATGCGCTGTGGTTGCTGACCTCCCGCGACCTGCGGGTCCGCTACTCGACGTCCGCGCTCGGCTACCTCTGGTCGATCCTCGACCCGCTCGTCATGTCGGCGATCTACTGGTTCGTCTTCACGCAGGTGTTCCACCGCGGCAAGGTCGGCGAAGAGCCGTACATCGTCTTCCTGCTGTCGGCGCTCCTGCCGTGGATGTGGTTCACCGGTGCCGTCTCGGACTCCACCCGGGCCTTCACGAGCGAGGCCAAGCTGATCCGATCGACGACCATCCCCCGGAGCATCTGGGTCGCGCGGGTCAACGCGTCGAAGGGCATCGAGTTCCTGCTGAGCCTGCCGGTGCTCGCGGTCTTCGCGATCGCCACGGGGGCGCACGTGCACTGGGGTCTGGCCCTGTACCCGCTTGCGATCCTGCTGCAGGCCGGCCTGGTCTACGGCATCGGCCTGATCGTGGCGCCGCTCGTGGTGTTCTTCCGCGACCTCGAGCGCGCGGTGAAGCTCGTGCTGCGGTTCTTCTTCTACGCGTCGCCGATCATCTACGGCACGACCGCGCTCCCCGAGAAGCTGCGCGACCTCGCGGCGCTCAACCCGCTGAGCGGCATCTTCGGCATCTACCGCTCGGCGTTCTTCCCGAACCAGCTGAACTGGTTCGAGGTGCTCGTGTCCGTCCTCGTCACGATCGTCGTCCTCGCGGTCGGCCTGGTCGTGTTCCGCCGCAGCGAGCACCGCGTCCTGAAGGAGCTGTGA
- a CDS encoding CDP-glycerol glycerophosphotransferase family protein, with protein sequence MPIIRDATTAVRLVQRLLRSRRSRQQLARRLRTQSQLAPGSVEIAVYFADGPVNMYQVRQWYAPLAELAAEHPVAILSRSPGTMLALLDESPVPVVYARQVVDLERFVDEQAPKIVLYVNQNARNFQMMRYGRMWHVFVNHGESDKMYMTTNQFKAYDYALIAGDAARDRLADALWDYDLDRRTIAIGRPQADHFAGAVPYPDDDRSVVLYAPTWEGDRAAAAYGSIASHGVVLAERLLASPRHRLVYRPHPRSGVLDADYRAAHERIVTAISAANAADATAHHVYDDGPELGWQLAAADVAITDISAMIYDRLAVGKPLIVTRPVASGADVDERGYLSDANWLLADQTRDVVARVDAAANDAEELAKLRHWVQRYFGDTAPGVATRRLHEAVDRLVARWHEVAAEHRAG encoded by the coding sequence ATGCCGATCATCCGTGACGCCACGACCGCCGTGCGGCTCGTGCAGCGTCTCCTGCGGTCCCGTCGGAGTCGCCAGCAGCTCGCGCGCCGCCTGCGGACGCAGTCGCAACTCGCGCCGGGGTCCGTCGAGATCGCCGTGTACTTCGCGGACGGACCGGTCAACATGTACCAGGTGCGGCAGTGGTACGCCCCGCTCGCCGAGCTCGCGGCCGAGCACCCGGTCGCGATCCTGTCCCGGAGCCCCGGCACGATGCTCGCCCTGCTCGACGAGTCGCCGGTGCCGGTGGTCTACGCCCGCCAGGTCGTCGACCTCGAGCGCTTCGTCGACGAGCAGGCACCGAAGATCGTCCTGTACGTCAACCAGAACGCCCGCAACTTCCAGATGATGCGGTACGGGCGGATGTGGCACGTCTTCGTCAACCACGGCGAGAGCGACAAGATGTACATGACCACGAACCAGTTCAAGGCGTACGACTACGCCCTGATCGCCGGGGACGCCGCCCGGGACCGGCTCGCGGACGCGCTCTGGGACTACGACCTGGACCGGCGCACGATCGCCATCGGGCGCCCGCAGGCCGACCACTTCGCGGGTGCCGTGCCGTACCCGGACGACGACCGGTCCGTCGTGCTGTACGCCCCGACGTGGGAGGGCGACCGCGCCGCAGCCGCCTACGGGTCGATCGCGAGCCACGGCGTGGTGCTCGCCGAGCGGCTCCTGGCGTCGCCCCGACACCGGCTCGTCTACCGTCCGCACCCGCGGAGCGGCGTGCTGGACGCGGACTACCGCGCCGCCCACGAGCGGATCGTCACGGCGATCAGCGCCGCCAACGCGGCCGACGCCACCGCGCACCACGTGTACGACGACGGCCCGGAGCTCGGCTGGCAGCTCGCCGCGGCGGACGTCGCGATCACCGACATCAGCGCCATGATCTACGACCGGCTGGCGGTCGGGAAGCCGCTGATCGTCACGCGCCCGGTGGCGAGCGGCGCGGACGTCGACGAGCGCGGCTACCTGTCGGACGCGAACTGGTTGCTCGCCGACCAGACCAGGGACGTCGTCGCCCGGGTCGACGCCGCCGCGAACGACGCCGAGGAGCTCGCCAAGCTGCGGCACTGGGTCCAGCGGTACTTCGGGGACACCGCGCCGGGCGTCGCGACGCGACGCCTGCACGAGGCCGTCGACCGGCTCGTCGCGCGGTGGCACGAGGTCGCCGCGGAGCACCGGGCCGGCTGA